A stretch of Microtus pennsylvanicus isolate mMicPen1 chromosome 5, mMicPen1.hap1, whole genome shotgun sequence DNA encodes these proteins:
- the Ldaf1 gene encoding lipid droplet assembly factor 1 isoform X2 → MAKDEPPSVSRDLEVLRRKLCLLLDSFQSNAKVVAFMKSPVGRYLDRHPFLALAVLMFVTMSAIPVGFFLLIVVLTSLGALMGAILLEGLIISVCGLSLLCILCGLGFVSLAMSGVAMISYVVVSCLMNYWFSPRDGDNPGGLVQQLYGVTNIPSVFCLSSLPSLACGFASTWP, encoded by the exons ATGGCCAAAGACGAGCCGCCAAGTGTCTCCAGAGACTTAGAGGTGCTGCGAAGGAAGCTGTGCTTGCTGCTAGATTCCTTCCAGAGCAACGCAAAG GTGGTTGCCTTCATGAAGTCCCCGGTGGGTCGGTACCTGGACAGGCATCCTTTCCTGGCTCTCGCCGTGCTGATGTTTGTTACCATGTCAGCCATCCCTGTTGGCTTCTTCCTGCTCATCGTGGTGCTCACCTCCCTGGGTGCTCTCATGGGGGCCATattactggaag GACTGATTATCTCTGTGTGCGGCCTCTCACTGCTCTGCATCCTCTGTGGCTTGGGCTTCGTGTCGCTTGCCATGTCAGGGGTAGCCATGATCTCCTATGTGGTTGTGTCCTGCCTCATGAACTACTGGTTTTCTCCCAG AGATGGAGACAACCCAGGAGGGCTGGTACAACAACTGTATGGTGTCACCAACATACCGAGTGTCTTCTGCCTTTCTTCGCTGCCATCCTTAGCCTGTGGGTTTGCCTCCACATGGCCGTAA
- the Ldaf1 gene encoding lipid droplet assembly factor 1 isoform X1 — translation MAKDEPPSVSRDLEVLRRKLCLLLDSFQSNAKVVAFMKSPVGRYLDRHPFLALAVLMFVTMSAIPVGFFLLIVVLTSLGALMGAILLEGLIISVCGLSLLCILCGLGFVSLAMSGVAMISYVVVSCLMNYWFSPRFCFYWITKRWRQPRRAGTTTVWCHQHTECLLPFFAAILSLWVCLHMAVTGTALQAPDTAACQHQLSAGYEVCRL, via the exons ATGGCCAAAGACGAGCCGCCAAGTGTCTCCAGAGACTTAGAGGTGCTGCGAAGGAAGCTGTGCTTGCTGCTAGATTCCTTCCAGAGCAACGCAAAG GTGGTTGCCTTCATGAAGTCCCCGGTGGGTCGGTACCTGGACAGGCATCCTTTCCTGGCTCTCGCCGTGCTGATGTTTGTTACCATGTCAGCCATCCCTGTTGGCTTCTTCCTGCTCATCGTGGTGCTCACCTCCCTGGGTGCTCTCATGGGGGCCATattactggaag GACTGATTATCTCTGTGTGCGGCCTCTCACTGCTCTGCATCCTCTGTGGCTTGGGCTTCGTGTCGCTTGCCATGTCAGGGGTAGCCATGATCTCCTATGTGGTTGTGTCCTGCCTCATGAACTACTGGTTTTCTCCCAG gttttgtttttattggataACCAAGAGATGGAGACAACCCAGGAGGGCTGGTACAACAACTGTATGGTGTCACCAACATACCGAGTGTCTTCTGCCTTTCTTCGCTGCCATCCTTAGCCTGTGGGTTTGCCTCCACATGGCCGTAACTGGTACAGCTCTCCAG GCCCCTGACACAGCAGCATGCCAACACCAACTGTCAGCTGGCTATGAAGTCTGCAGACTTTGA
- the Ldaf1 gene encoding lipid droplet assembly factor 1 isoform X3, with translation MAKDEPPSVSRDLEVLRRKLCLLLDSFQSNAKVVAFMKSPVGRYLDRHPFLALAVLMFVTMSAIPVGFFLLIVVLTSLGALMGAILLEGLIISVCGLSLLCILCGLGFVSLAMSGVAMISYVVVSCLMNYWFSPRPLTQQHANTNCQLAMKSADFEGLYQE, from the exons ATGGCCAAAGACGAGCCGCCAAGTGTCTCCAGAGACTTAGAGGTGCTGCGAAGGAAGCTGTGCTTGCTGCTAGATTCCTTCCAGAGCAACGCAAAG GTGGTTGCCTTCATGAAGTCCCCGGTGGGTCGGTACCTGGACAGGCATCCTTTCCTGGCTCTCGCCGTGCTGATGTTTGTTACCATGTCAGCCATCCCTGTTGGCTTCTTCCTGCTCATCGTGGTGCTCACCTCCCTGGGTGCTCTCATGGGGGCCATattactggaag GACTGATTATCTCTGTGTGCGGCCTCTCACTGCTCTGCATCCTCTGTGGCTTGGGCTTCGTGTCGCTTGCCATGTCAGGGGTAGCCATGATCTCCTATGTGGTTGTGTCCTGCCTCATGAACTACTGGTTTTCTCCCAG GCCCCTGACACAGCAGCATGCCAACACCAACTGTCAGCTGGCTATGAAGTCTGCAGACTTTGAGGGGCTCTACCAGGAATGA